The sequence GCTGGTCGTGCTTTTCTGTTCTTTGCTTATCCGCTGAACATGTCAGGTGACACTACATGGGTTGTGGCAGATGGTTATTCAGGTGCGACAGCGCTGAGCCAAGCAGCTGCGGGCAGTTTAGATTATGCCTTCAACCAAAACTGGTGGGATGCCTTCTTCGGTTTCATCCCAGGTTCTGTCGGTGAAGTGTCTACATTAGCGATTCTATTAGGTGGTTTGGTCATCATCTATACCCGTATTGCTTCATGGCGCATCGTTGGCGGTGTGATGGTCGGTATGATTGCCATTTCAACCTTGCTGAACCTGATTGGTAGCGATACTAATCAAATGTTTGCAATGCCTTGGTACTGGCACTTAGTGTTAGGTGGCTTTGCATTTGGCATGATGTTTATGGCGACAGACCCAGTGTCAGCGTCATTTACTAACCAAGCTAAATGGGCATACGGTATCTTGATTGGTGCAATGGCTGTGTTTATCCGCGTGATTAACCCTGCATTCCCAGAAGGCATGATGTTGGCAATTTTGTTTGCTAACTTGTTCGCGCCATTGTTCGACCACTTTGTGGTTCAGGCAAATATCAAGCGGAGGATTGCCCGTGGCTAGTAATAAAGATTCGTTCGGCAGAACGTTATTTATCGTCGTCGGCTTATGTCTAATTTGTGCGATATTTGTGTCTACTGCAGCAGTGTTACTGCGCCCGACTCAAGCAGAAAATAAACTACTTGATAAGCAAAAGTACATTCTGGAAGCCGCTGGTCTTATCGATACTAAAGCGGGCAAAGTGACCAAAGCGCAAATTTTGGAAACTTATAGCAAACATATCGAAGCTAAACTCGTTAACTTGAAAACCGGTGATTGGGTTGATGGTGTTGACGCTGATAAATTTGATCAACGCAAAGCGTCTCGGGATGTGAAAACTTCATTTGTACCTGAGCACGATATTGCTTCTATCAAACGTGTTGCTGAGAATGCTGTGGTTTATCTGGTGCGTGATGATCAAGGTAAATTAACGAGCGTGATCCTGCCCGTTCATGGTTATGGCCTATGGTCGACTATGTATGCCTTCCTTGCGATGGATGCAGACTTAAATACAGTGCAAAGCTTAGTCTACTACGAGCACGGTGAAACACCGGGCTTAGGTGGCGAAGTGCAAAACGCACAGTGGAAAGCTAAGTGGCAGGGTAAGAAGTTATTTGATGAGCAAGGTAAACTCGCTATCAGCATAACCAAAAATCCCGCAGTGGCCAGCACTGAGTTTGGTGTAGACGCATTGTCTGGCGCGACATTAACCAGTAACGGTGTGCAACATTCACTGACATTCTGGTTGGGTAAAGAAGGTTTTGCGAGTTTCATTGAAAAAGCACGCAATGGAGGTCTCAGCTAATGTCTGACGCTAAAGAACTGAAACAGGTTCTGACTGGACCTATAGTCAACAACAACCCAATTGCACTCCAAATTCTTGGTGTATGTAGTGCGCTAGCAGTAACGAGTAAGCTCGAGACTGCACTGGTAATGGCGTTGGCATTAACTGCGGTAACTGCGTTTTCGAACCTGTTTATCTCGTTAATTCGTAATCACATTCCAAGCAGTGTGCGTATTATCGTACAGATGACCATTATTGCCTCTTTGGTTATCGTGGTTGACCAATTGCTGCAAGCTTATGCTTACCAGATCTCTAAGCAATTGTCGGTATTTGTTGGTTTAATTATTACCAACTGTATCGTAATGGGCCGCGCTGAAGCCTATGCGATGAAAACACCGCCAATGATGAGCTTTATGGATGGTATCGGCAACGGTTTAGGTTACGGTGTGATTCTATTAGCCGTTGGCTTCGTACGTGAACTGTTTGGTAACGGTTCGCTATTCGGTGTCCAAATCCTGCACAAGATCTCTGAGGGTGGCTGGTATCAACCTAACGGTATGTTATTACTGCCTCCGAGTGCGTTCTTCCTAATTGGTATTCTAATTTGGATTATTCGTACCTATAAGCCAGAGCAAGTTGAAGCAAAAGGGTAAGTGCGATGGAACATTATATTAGCCTGTTAATTCGCTCTGTTTTCATTGAAAACATGGCACTGGCCTTCTTCCTTGGTATGTGTACTTTCTTGGCCGTTTCTAAGAAAGTGACTACTGCCATGGGCCTAGGGATTGCGGTAGTTGTAGTGTTAACTATCTCTGTTCCTGCGAACCAAGTTATCTATCAAGGGCTGTTAGCTCCTGGTGCACTTGCTTGGGCTGGCGCACCTGAAGCTGACTTAAGCTTCTTGAAATTCATTACCTTTATCGGTGTGATTGCTGCTTTAGTTCAAATACTAGAAATGGCACTGGATAAATATTTTCCACCTTTGTACAACGCGTTAGGTATTTTCTTACCTTTGATCACTGTGAACTGTGCGATTTTCGGTGCGGTATCATTCATGGTTGAGCGTGACTACAAACTGGGCGAAAGTGTGGTATTTGGTTTCGGCTCTGGAATAGGTTGGGCATTAGCTATCGTATTGATGGCCGGTATCCGTGAGAAGCTGAAGTATGCCGATGTGCCTAATGGCCTGCGTGGTTTAGGGATTACCTTTATTACCGCTGGTTTAATGGCCTTAGGTTTCATGTCGTTTTCAGGTGTGTCCCTGTAAAAGACACTCAACGGCTTCTTGAATTGGACCTTCTAAGGATAAGTTAATGGATATTCTTGGTATTTTTAAATCTACTCCACTTGAGGTTTACCTCGGTGTGAGTATGTTTACTGCTATCGTCCTGATCTTGGTATTAGTGATTTTATTCGCTAAATCTAAGTTAGTGGCGAGCGGTGACATCACGATCGGTATTAATGACGATCCTGAAAAAGCGATAAAAACCGGTGCGGGCGGCAAGTTATTAGGCGCTCTTGCCAATAACGGTATTTTCGTATCGAGTGCATGTGGTGGTGGTGGTTCTTGCGGCCAATGCCGTGTGGTGATTAAGTCTGGCGGCGGTGATATTCTGCCGACTGAACTTGACCACATCAGCAAAGGTGATGCCCGTAAAGGTTGTCGTCTTTCTTGTCAGGTTAACGTCAAAAACGATATGGAAATCGAGCTTGACGAAGAAATCTTCGGTATCAAAAAATGGGAATGTACTGTTATCTCTAATGATAATAAAGCCACTTTCATTAAAGAACTGAAGCTACAAATTCCTGATGGCGAGTCTGTACCATTCCGTGCGGGTGGCTATATCCAAATCGAAGCGCCAGCTCATCACATTAAATATGCAGATTTCGACGTACCTGCACAATACCGTGGTGACTGGGAGCACTTTGGTTTCTTCAATCTTGAATCTAAGGTTGATGAAGAAACGATTCGTGCATACTCAATGGCTAACTACCCAGAAGAGTTCGGTATTATCATGCTGAACGTGCGTATTGCTACGCCTCCACCACGTAACTTGACACTGCCTTGCGGTAAGATGTCATCTTACATATGGAGCTTAAAAGCGGGTGATAAAGTGACGATTTCTGGTCCATTTGGTGAGTTCTTCGCGAAAGATACCGATGCAGAAATGGTGTTTATCGGTGGTGGCGCGGGTATGGCACCAATGCGTTCGCACATTTTCGACCAACTTAAGCGTCTTAAATCTAAGCGTAAGATGAGCTTCTGGTACGGTGCGCGTTCTAAGCGTGAAATGTTCTATGTTGAAGATTTCGAT is a genomic window of Shewanella putrefaciens containing:
- a CDS encoding NADH:ubiquinone reductase (Na(+)-transporting) subunit B, giving the protein MSLKDFFERIEPDFEKGGKYEKFYALFEAAYTIFYTPGKVNKGKTHVRDNLDLKRMMITVWACAFPAMFVGMYNVGLQAQLALIAGFATPDVWQVSLFGMFGTELTANSGWPALMWYGACFFLPIYAVTFAIGGIWEVLFAAIRGHEVNEGFFVTSILFALTLPATIPLWMVALGITFGVVVAKEVFGGTGRNFLNPALAGRAFLFFAYPLNMSGDTTWVVADGYSGATALSQAAAGSLDYAFNQNWWDAFFGFIPGSVGEVSTLAILLGGLVIIYTRIASWRIVGGVMVGMIAISTLLNLIGSDTNQMFAMPWYWHLVLGGFAFGMMFMATDPVSASFTNQAKWAYGILIGAMAVFIRVINPAFPEGMMLAILFANLFAPLFDHFVVQANIKRRIARG
- a CDS encoding Na(+)-translocating NADH-quinone reductase subunit C, which gives rise to MASNKDSFGRTLFIVVGLCLICAIFVSTAAVLLRPTQAENKLLDKQKYILEAAGLIDTKAGKVTKAQILETYSKHIEAKLVNLKTGDWVDGVDADKFDQRKASRDVKTSFVPEHDIASIKRVAENAVVYLVRDDQGKLTSVILPVHGYGLWSTMYAFLAMDADLNTVQSLVYYEHGETPGLGGEVQNAQWKAKWQGKKLFDEQGKLAISITKNPAVASTEFGVDALSGATLTSNGVQHSLTFWLGKEGFASFIEKARNGGLS
- a CDS encoding NADH:ubiquinone reductase (Na(+)-transporting) subunit D, which gives rise to MSDAKELKQVLTGPIVNNNPIALQILGVCSALAVTSKLETALVMALALTAVTAFSNLFISLIRNHIPSSVRIIVQMTIIASLVIVVDQLLQAYAYQISKQLSVFVGLIITNCIVMGRAEAYAMKTPPMMSFMDGIGNGLGYGVILLAVGFVRELFGNGSLFGVQILHKISEGGWYQPNGMLLLPPSAFFLIGILIWIIRTYKPEQVEAKG
- the nqrE gene encoding NADH:ubiquinone reductase (Na(+)-transporting) subunit E is translated as MEHYISLLIRSVFIENMALAFFLGMCTFLAVSKKVTTAMGLGIAVVVVLTISVPANQVIYQGLLAPGALAWAGAPEADLSFLKFITFIGVIAALVQILEMALDKYFPPLYNALGIFLPLITVNCAIFGAVSFMVERDYKLGESVVFGFGSGIGWALAIVLMAGIREKLKYADVPNGLRGLGITFITAGLMALGFMSFSGVSL
- the nqrF gene encoding NADH:ubiquinone reductase (Na(+)-transporting) subunit F is translated as MDILGIFKSTPLEVYLGVSMFTAIVLILVLVILFAKSKLVASGDITIGINDDPEKAIKTGAGGKLLGALANNGIFVSSACGGGGSCGQCRVVIKSGGGDILPTELDHISKGDARKGCRLSCQVNVKNDMEIELDEEIFGIKKWECTVISNDNKATFIKELKLQIPDGESVPFRAGGYIQIEAPAHHIKYADFDVPAQYRGDWEHFGFFNLESKVDEETIRAYSMANYPEEFGIIMLNVRIATPPPRNLTLPCGKMSSYIWSLKAGDKVTISGPFGEFFAKDTDAEMVFIGGGAGMAPMRSHIFDQLKRLKSKRKMSFWYGARSKREMFYVEDFDGLAAENDNFVWHVALSDPQPEDNWDGYTGFIHNVLYENYLKDHEAPEDCEFYMCGPPMMNAAVIGMLKNLGVEDENILLDDFGG